From the genome of uncultured Methanobacterium sp.:
CAGAAATGAATGTATGAATCAGATTTTTAGTTTGTTTTAATTTTAAGGGGGTTTTGGTTTTGAGTAATGGTATTGCAGAAAGGCAAAGCAGAAAAGAAAACCTGCTTAAAATTGTTGCCATTAAAAATCTCAATAACAAGGCTAGGGATTTGGTTAAACTGCAAATATTCCTGGTTAGCCTTCCAGTTATGGTGGCAACCATTACAGTCATAACCAGAACTATCAGTCCGGAAATAGCCCTAATACCTCCTTTACTAGGTTTCATTGTCACGTTATCCAATTTCATTTTAATTTATCCTAAAATATCTCAAATTAGGGTTAAAGCTTTCTTAATACAACAAGATTTTGATTGTGACGTTTTAGAATTACCCTGGAATCGTATTAAACTAGAAAAACCTGACTCTGAGGATATAAATAGCTTTGCTCTTAAATACCTTGAGAAAGACCCTGATTTGGACAAGATAGGTACTTGTTATCCTCTATCTGTAACTAGAGTTCCCCTTTCTGTGGGGCGGATAATCTGTCAGAGGAAGTTTCTGGGAGGGGATAGTAGGGTAAGGGAGAAATTTATACGATCTGTTAAATTACTGGTACTGGTACTTTTTATTTTATCAGTAATTTTTGCCACCTTAAACAGTTTGAATATTTTCCAGTTCCTGAGCAATCT
Proteins encoded in this window:
- a CDS encoding S-4TM family putative pore-forming effector: MSNGIAERQSRKENLLKIVAIKNLNNKARDLVKLQIFLVSLPVMVATITVITRTISPEIALIPPLLGFIVTLSNFILIYPKISQIRVKAFLIQQDFDCDVLELPWNRIKLEKPDSEDINSFALKYLEKDPDLDKIGTCYPLSVTRVPLSVGRIICQRKFLGGDSRVREKFIRSVKLLVLVLFILSVIFATLNSLNIFQFLSNLLLPFLPAAVFITKLIQDNSNSINRSMVLKNKIENIWGEVLLSGLSDEKLFKLSLKIQDELFEKRKTDPVILYYFYEKFRDELPNSSYTPDNMVKEYLSRG